The DNA region AGTTTATACCTTAATGAGGAGAGGGTCCTCatcttttgagatttttacagtagcccagaacagacaaaccaaacgctCTCCGGCTATTCACGTTTTGCAAAATACAATCCTccctgctagatgccactaaatcccccaaaattTTACACAATTGATCTTTAAATACTCATCATGGACTATATTCCCCTCATTTTCCTTGAAGCAATATGACCTAGCCAGTATGTATGTGTAGACTTTATAATAAGGACCAACGTTATTTCTTAACAGAAATAACAGAAGATGCATTCAGATGCTTACTAGCAATTGCATATTGTACGAATCCTTAataacaagtaaaagtcctgtgtttgaaATTAAACAGTGTGAGAGATTCCTACCTGACGGTCAGCAGATCAGGTGGTCTGTCCAGTAATGGCAGGGGTGATGATTTAATCTCCATCTCCCATTGAGCAAGATGCTGAACCCCAATTTCTTCGGATGATTCAGCCAGCCCCTTCTATGACAGTACTCCATCAGTATCTGTGGGTGTGGATGAAGGGtactttttaaagagttttgaATAAAAGGGTTACATGAATGCAGTCATgtatttatcttctttttttcaatgtcaCAGCTCTCCTCAGAgctgcaaacatttttcactgAGCCTGCATGGCCCTCCCTCCACCCTATAactcacagtttctggctatgataaatggtgtaattttggagattttaaaaaataaataaataaataaataaataaataaaacatgccttttaaacCAATTTGCAGTTTTCCCTTCCCAATGCTTAAAAATCATCTGAAGTGCCTCCCCTGTTTTAAACCATcacctcccctctcataaataacaaaagtgtccctacacaaaacacaatattccATGACaccaaaactgtcaaaacaaagtGCACTGCCTCACCTTCAACTCAGATCTGACACTATTTTCGTTCTCTCAAGAGCTCCACACTCTCCccaatttaaaaacatgcagggtaagagaaaaaaaaggtgagtcAACCAGCGACTCCATCTCCCAGAATGCATTGCTCAAGCGGAAACGCCCGGGACTCCATGGAAACGGCAGACTGGCGTGCTAGCTTGTAGCAGAGCAAGCAAAGTACGCTAGCTTGCATTAAATTTCGGTCCAGATAAACTTGTCTAAACAttatattgatttaatttactGCCTTTCTGAGAGGATGAGCCGTACACCGGATGCAAGAGCGAGGTGAGAGACACTCTGCGTCAAAATAAATCCGTCGTAAATGTTAGTTGCAAAGGAACCAAGTTACCGCTTTGCGTTAACAAAAAAACGTTAGcgttgacaaaaaacaacttcaaatgtAGCTTACAGCGAATATACCATAGATTTGCTACTTCGTTAACTTAGTTAATTACGGGTAAAACTGGGAACGACTTAACTGTTATTCGCCAGTAGGCGTAAACGCCGAGACGCCTTTAGTGGACTATGATGAGATTGTTTATTATCCCTAAACGGACAAGCCGCTAAAACAGATTTTCGACATAATCTCTAAAAGAAAGCTCAAGTGCTAACGATTTCCTGTTGAAATTTGCTTTGACACACTCAGCTGgctatgtgtttgtgtcatcaATGATGATGAAATAACGGCAATAACGAAATAATCTGGAAACATTGTACATCACATCCACAAGAGATTTCAGCGGGCTGCTACACAGATGTGACTTTAGTTTGTTTAAACTTAAATGACTTATTGTGCAAGAAAAATGAGGATAAACTGTCATCCTTGAACAAATCTGTTAATCATGTGCACTTTCCTATCCCTCCCTTATACACCATTTCATTGGTTCTCAACAAGGGGTAGGAGGACCCTCAAGGGTCCTTGAGGCAGTTCCAGGGGATTGCCAGAAAATGGGAAAGCCAGTGCACctgggatgatgtttttctgaagaCTGAAGTGAAAGATTGCATCGCCCTgattccctcatcaaaaagcttttaggatttttcatCTTTCCATTCAATTTTGGATTATTTAGTTAGATAATTGTCACAAATTAACATCATAGGGTTACTGAAGCTAAATGCTTTCGCCAAAACTAAAAAGCTAGCATCAGGCCATAAACCATCTTCACTGTGGCCACATGAAAATCCCTACCACAAGAAGGCTGTAACGTCATGTTCGACGGGATGACATTCTGTGGTCTCATTAGCCACTgcttagcaaccaccttttttaaggcACAAAAGCTTCCAAATTCACAAgcatagtattttttttttgccatattttacGCTGCACAACAAAATAtgaagtctcttaagcttgtgttaaccacaaaccTTATTCTAGGCACCTAACCAAAAACTCATCCAAAAAAACGATAAGGGCTAGGGCTATgtccgactcagaattatgccagtcgtAGCGGACTTGGCTGTTCAATCCAAATATtcaacaattcatttttttccatacaaggttttaaagtttgaataaGCTCCATGGGATGCTGAGTATGAGAGCAGTATTAATGTCATTAGTAACAAGCTAACAGCACTAACAATGGGTGCTAAATATGAAACAACATTTGTGCTGACACtttcaaacaaaatacacagaCGGTGTCCTATTAAGttactgtgagctgtaaattcaccacttctcctcttctgtgtcactgcctgcatgtctgaCCGCAGCTCTCAGTTCCAAAAAGTAGCATGCAAGTCAGAAGGACTCACTCTGCATAAAATCTGTGGACCAATTCGTCCCCAGAAGTACCCAGAACAGCACGCTTACCTCACtagcaacaaaagaacaaaaacaactgctcGACTTTAAGCAATCTCAGCCAACCAAGGGTTTCCGACTGATAATTCAAATCTACAACTTTTAAGGGGCAGCCCTGTTATTTTCGatatttaatttactgtaaGTGTAAGCTCACACAACGTGAGTAAGAGTCATAACAGTGATTATTCTGATGATAGGTTTCACTTCCTCCACAGTTGTGCCCTCAACTATAGTTGGCACCTATAGTAATCTAGTCCTATTCCAATAACCAACATATTTTTAGATGGAGGTCCCTGAAGCAAAATCTAAATCGGGCTCTGTGACCAAATGTGTTTCAATTTAGGAGTCCTTGACAtgaaaaaggttgagaaccactgcacTATTTGAGGACTGTTGTTAATGTTGCCCTCAAACCTCTCCAGGGACAACCAGACAAAAAAGATCCAGGAAAACATCACCAATGTGGAGAAACATTTTGGAGAGATGTGCCAACTGTTTGCTGCCTATGTCCGTAAAACAGCCAGGCTAAGGGATAAGTCGGATATCCTGGTTCGGGAAATCGGCATGTATGCAGACACAGAAACCCCGCACTTGAAGAGGGGTATGAAGCAGTTTGCTGACCACCTGGCCAAGATTCAAGACTACCGCCAAGCTGAGGTAAAACTGCAGTATTTCATTTCCTGCTGCTTTGACTTCAATCATCATTTCATGTTCACAGCCAAAGTATAAATTTGTTGGAACCTAACGTGAAGTTATTTGCCTTGCAGGTGGAAAGACTTGAAGCCAAAGTCATAGAGCCATTAAAAAGTTATGGAGCTGTAGTGAAACGTAAAAGGGTAAGAGTTGCTGTGAGCCGCAGCCGCGTGGATGTCTACACTGACTCCAAGTGAGCCAAATGACACTGAAAAAGTTTAATCATGATTCCTAAAGTATAAGACAAGgaagatttaagacttttttaatgccacttggaataaAGTTTAAGACCagttttctaataaccaaaattgaaggacaattttatttttgtccaaatgtttattgtaacatacaacctgactttttttgtccagtgaaaaagcacttttttaaagagattttacaatgcaacattaGAAGATCCTACttcatgtctgagcatttttaaaacctttgaaagattaatttaagtcaatttaataccaattaaggccttgttttttagattaatgtattcaatgccttttaaccCTGTTAATCCATGTGTCTGTGCAGTTATTCTTAAATTAGTCAAACGACCTCTCAAAgagaaactttcagaaaaacatatatacataaactTCTGTACAACTGATCAGAGCACTGCTATTGCTTTTCTATCTTAGGGGTGATACACATGCAGCGTCTTTAACAGCTTGGAAAACATGAGATCAGGGGCTTGGTGCTATTTATTCTTGCTCGTTAAAATATCAGATTCAAAATAGTTATACAGTATTGCAGCAAATGTTGCTCCGGCTGTCAGTTACATGAAacgttaaaagaaaaaagatgagtcCCTCAAAGATGGTGAAATTGTTTAGCTTCCTGCCTTGGCCCTTCGCTGTATAGAATCCCTAACTCTTATTTCAGTTCCAGCCGAGTCTGACTGCAGCTTTTTTGAACTGCACATTTCATAATTAAGTGTGCTCTAGCCATCAAAAATGTAGTAATAGTGTCACCAAAATGAGAATAGAGACTTAGGGGGCAATTTGGGACACAGAGCAATTTACTGTGTGGCCACATGATGGCAGTATTGATTTAATGATAATATCCAACTGACACATCAGCCTTTCTTTGTGCCACTGTCAGTATTTTCCCCTCTCAGCATCTTATTTTAAGCAGGATTAAAGGCACACAGTGCAGGATTGTCAGCTACTGCTTGctaaattagcaaaataaaaaacaaccccaGATTCACACTTGTGTGGCGTTTTTGCCTTGcgatacttgtgtttttttcagcactgtatcTCTTAGATACCAACTGCTTATGATCTGGCACCTGGCTGCTGCCTTTTTATAAACCCTGATctcacctgagcactgtgggTGTTTAACCATCCCTAACACAAGAAATAATCAGATACATAGAGCAGAGctgctacagaaaaaaacactacttTACACTTGTAGTGGGTCATAAGTAATGATTGCAAAgaattacttctgtatgagtgtttctgttgttgtttttttgtgaagttttacatagtatacctttaaagaGAATTTTCTTATTGAAAATACATATAAAGTCTATTGTATCTTTGTGACCTTTGGGGTCCTGCTCATACAGTGTTGCCATAACTTAGACACGTTGCCTCGTGTTGTCCATTCAAACAGATGGCTCAGTTTAAGAGGACCACTGTTTCAAAGTTCTGTCAAAAGTGCTTCTTTTTCTAGTCTAGTCTTGTTAAAACTTAAATACTTTCAAACTGCAGACTTGCTGGAATTTAAAGTacatgccaaaaaacaacatttctcagCTTGTTGAAAAGAAACGGTCCTCTTTGAGATTGATTGTGATCGGTCATTTGTTGCACAGGCAGAGTGAGCCTGCCAAAATTTAATTAGGTCTGGCTAAATTAGGTTatttagtcattaaaaaaagtgaactgGATTGTGTGGATGCTGAAACAATATATCACTCTTTAATATTTCATTCCAACTGTTTCTGAGTAAAGCCAAAACAAGGACCTGCACAACAGGGTGTACATGAGCTCTTGATCCGGAAACACTGAGCTTCACCAAATGTTTGTTGGATTATGCCCTTACACAAGTTTATAAATAATTGACTGTCATTCTCATAATGACTACTTTGTCCTTGTGTGCTCGTGCATCCATGCAGGAGGATCTGAAGGCGACTCAGAGTGCCAGAGACAGAGAAGCCAAACAGATGGCTCAGCTTGAGAGGACCAGACAGAGAAACCCCTCAGACAGGCAGATTATTGTATCCTTGCCTTGTTTATCAAATCCTACACtatcaaacaaaacacttgtAATGTAACAATAACCAACTGTGTACTTTTTAATGCAGCATAATTCCTCGTTAGTTAGAGAACTGAATTAACCCTTCAACAACTGGATTggcatcagctttcttgtgctgcatttagatgtgTTTTACTAGGAtcttaacctctgaaacctgagaaaattggattgatttctctcaaaaacataggaaaaaactAATAAGGAACtcgcaaactgcaaaaaaaaatatacccCAACAGAAAAGGTAACAAGGAAGTTATCTGAAACTTAGCTGGGGTGATTATTAGatagatattattaaaaaaaacatgaaaaagttggtcaaactgtatttataattttcttattttatacttaaaatcatgctacagagaaaaaaatatcgATTGAAATTTTTAACACTTCTGaaatcattttctcttttttttcttcttttctttacttttactaatttcttgctaatttttgggccatttcttgttaagttgctcgtggccctcttaccatgtttttgaaagaaatcaagccagttcaCTCAGGTTTCAAGTTAATATTGTAACAAGATTATGTCTATGTTGTCCTTGACCCATCTTTCAGTCTCAGGTGTGTCCCATATAATCTGTCCATCTCCTGCCTGCTGATgtatgaccacaaaaagattaAACACTTTCCAGACTTGCTTGGAAATGGATTGTAACATCTCTAACCGAAATCATACAGAGTTCAGCCACAGTTCAGTGGATGCTTGTTTGTCACATGCACTGACAGATACAAGTTTTTTCAATTCTCTTCATCTGATGGAAGCCCATCATGTTGCTTTTATCTCAATCTTAAACTCATAAACTCACAAACCTCTCTGCAGTTTCTCTGAAAGAATGTGTTGAGTCATTGTCTGACCAGCTACATTCATACCATCCTGCAGCCACTGtagaaaacactgtaaaaaaattaagcaataaCAGCAGCTTATCTTATATTATGTGAAATTACATGCATGAAATACAACTGTCCAGTTATTACTTTACCTCTTGTTGAAGGAGCACACATTACTAAGGTGTACATTGTCAAGATATGAAAGACTCTTGCCGAATGGTGGCGCAGTAACTGCAGAAACTTAAGGCACTGCAGCTCTACTGTTGGATGATATTGGCCCAATTTCAGTTGTTTCACATCATCGGCAGTGCTTTTTAGTGgggctttgagcaccacaagcttcTAGTTCCATTCTGTTctaaagaaggcagacatctctacaggctatatctccaacactcagcaacctgcaccaaaacagtctagatttttaaatagcactacaggtaagaggaagataaacatttttgatttggaggtgatctgtccctttaaatcaACAAGCATAAAGGAATACTGTTACATTTCAATATAGTCAGCTGCTTTTCTCAGAAACTTTAGCAATAACCTTTTGTTTTCGTCTGTCCTGTTTTGTAGTGTGTTGCATATTAAATTGTTCTCCCATCAGGCTGAAAGTGAGCTCCAGAGAGCCACCATGGATGCCACACGGACCACCAGGCAACTGGAGGAGACAATCGATGAGTTTGAGAAGCAGAAGATTCGAGACATCAAGGTCTGCTGCACCTAGCTTCCCATCCACCTCAAATTAAGAACTACAGTTTCAGTCGCTGTAAATATACATCTGTGGATGACAGTGAAGTGAAACCAGACACTGACGATTTGAGCAGTATTTTCTGACACCTGCCCACAACTTTTTAACCTCCTTTAGTTGTTACACCTATGTCATTTCAGAACTCTTTGTGTGATGCATTGAAATCATTTCAAAGCCTGCTCAGCAATTTAATATTATCCTTGTCTTTCCTCTTATAGAAAATCTTTGGTGAGTTTGTAACGGTGGAGATGTCCTTTCATGCCAAGGCATTGGAAGTGTACACCTTGGCCTACCAGAGCATTCAAAGtgtggatgaggaggaggacctAGAGGTAAGCTGATGCTGTGCTCCAgtttaaacatgattttttttaaatgtaagtgACATCATTGACTTGGTATAATCATTGTGTCAATGGCAAACACTATATTTAAATGTGGCCTTGTACTAGCGTGAAAAGCTGATCTGTTTTTCTGCACACCCTCTCCTGTGCACTTGATTAGCCTGATCCAACAAGTCTGATATGGAATCATGGTCTTATGCATCCATTACTCATTGACTTattgctcacacacactctgagttACCAGGAGTGAAAGAGTGTGGACGATAGAGTCATATCAGCTACTTTCTCCTGTTTACAATTCGGTCTGAGAGGTTTGCTTTTACTATTTTAAGAGACAAAGTCCGTAGTGAGTAAAAACAAAGGATCAGTGATATTCAGCGAGCGAGGTTCCTCCTGCAGATGCCCTTGTGCTATCTCTCTCCACCCTTGCCAtctcatctgtgtgtttttgcactgaATCATCTCTCGTCCATTCATATTGAAGCGAAACTCCTCACCCAGACAAGGCTGTTTTTCAATGACTCATAGTACAAAGCATGGAAGATTGAGTCATccggaggaaaaaaaaggcacaatgaCAGGCATGAAGATAATCCTGATCGAGAGAGCTTGTGGAATTTATTTTCGGTGTGGCTTAAATGGCAGTTTGCTGCGTTATCAGAGGCGTAACTTCTGAGCTGCTTTGTTTACGTGTGACCAAAGAAAGATAGCCAGATAGTGATTTGCTGGGTATTTTAGATGTGGAGTATTcaagttatgtgtttttgctcCTACGTTTTATATAACTGTTATATAAAAATACCCCAAGTATTGCATAACATCTCTAAACTAACCATGTGCACTCACTGTGGCCactttacagtcattttttaaattcaaattcatgGTTATCTAGCATTATGTTCAGTGCACACATTTAGATTACTGATGGATGTGTAGGCATTGCTTCCATTCTTCTGTTTCACTTTGGAAAAATATAGCACCTACTGTCTTTGGCAGGTGTTCAGGAGTTCGCTGCACCCCCCTGACTACCAGTCACGCTTAGACATAGTGCGAGCTAATTCCAAAACCTCCCTCGATCGGACCGGGTCCTTCCTGAGTACATCAGGGACCGTACAGGTAAGATACAGACAACAACCCCCAGAAATTGCCCAGAAGATCCCTGTTGATTACGTTTCTGTTATCACATTACTTTTGATCTTTGACAGTTACGCAAGCATCATTGTGATTAagacgtttaaaaaaaattcccttcTTCCTCTTGTGAACTCAGTAGTCTTCCTCATACCAGTAGAGGCTGGTGCTCC from Plectropomus leopardus isolate mb chromosome 18, YSFRI_Pleo_2.0, whole genome shotgun sequence includes:
- the cibar1 gene encoding protein FAM92A isoform X1, with amino-acid sequence MSRTPDARARDNQTKKIQENITNVEKHFGEMCQLFAAYVRKTARLRDKSDILVREIGMYADTETPHLKRGMKQFADHLAKIQDYRQAEVERLEAKVIEPLKSYGAVVKRKREDLKATQSARDREAKQMAQLERTRQRNPSDRQIISQAESELQRATMDATRTTRQLEETIDEFEKQKIRDIKKIFGEFVTVEMSFHAKALEVYTLAYQSIQSVDEEEDLEVFRSSLHPPDYQSRLDIVRANSKTSLDRTGSFLSTSGTVQQQRASSRQTRREEEEEDDEEDEDESEEEEDEDEDEDTDDEH
- the cibar1 gene encoding protein FAM92A isoform X2 — protein: MSRTPDARARDNQTKKIQENITNVEKHFGEMCQLFAAYVRKTARLRDKSDILVREIGMYADTETPHLKRGMKQFADHLAKIQDYRQAEVERLEAKVIEPLKSYGAVVKRKREDLKATQSARDREAKQMAQLERTRQRNPSDRQIISQAESELQRATMDATRTTRQLEETIDEFEKQKIRDIKKIFGEFVTVEMSFHAKALEVYTLAYQSIQSVDEEEDLEQQRASSRQTRREEEEEDDEEDEDESEEEEDEDEDEDTDDEH